The Carnobacterium divergens nucleotide sequence GGGATTAATTATTGCAATTGTTATTATCGTATTACTAGTACTAGTTTACATTAGTTTATATAATGGTCTAGTTAAAGCAAGAATGTGGGTTAAAGAAGCATGGAGCCAAATCGACGTTCAATTAAAACGCCGTAATGATTTAATTCCGAACCTAGTAGAAACAGTTAAAGGGTATGCAAGTCACGAAAAAGAAACCCTAGCTAAAGTAGTTGAAATGCGTAACCAATTAACACAAGTTCCAGCAGATAACCACGAAGAAACAATGAAAGTCTCAAATCAATTAAGCGATTCATTAAAAACAATATTTGCCTTAAGTGAAAGCTATCCTGACTTAAAAGCAAACCAAAACTTTATCCAATTACAAGAAGAATTAACAACAACTGAAAATAAAATTGCCTATGCGCGCCAACTGTATAATTCAAGTGTAGCGACATACAACATTAAACTACAATCATTCCCAAGCAACATTGTTGCTAAAGCACATCACTTTACAGAAGAAGCGATGTTAGAAACACCAACAGAAGAAAAAGTTGTTCCAAAAGTATCCTTCTAATTGAACAAAAGGTCTATCTTTCGACAAAGGTAGACCTTTTATCAAATAAAAGGATAGTGACCCTTAGTGGTTAAAGTCAGGGGAAACTCCTTTCTTTTTCGCAAGGGTTTTTTCTTATCATAAAAATAGTTGTATAGAAAAGAGGGATTTTTGTGTTACATCAACAAATTGAGCAAAATAAACGGAAGACCGTGCTTGTCATGTTTGCATTTTTTCTTTTGATTTTGCTAATTGGTGCAGCCGTGGGATATGCTAACTTCAATAGCATTACAACTGGAATCATTATGGCGGCAATTATTGCTGCGATTTACATGGGAATCATGGTTTTAAATTCAACTAAAGTTGTAATGGGATTGAATAAAGGCAGGGAAATAACTAGTAAAGAGCAGTACCCAATGTTGTGGAATGTAGTAGAAGAACTATCTTTGATTGCAAAAATTCCGATGCCGAAAATTTATATCATCGATGATCCAAGTCCAAACGCTTTTGCAGCAGGAAATTCTCCAGAAACGGCATCAGTGGCAGCGACGACTGGTATTTTAGAGAAGTTGAACC carries:
- a CDS encoding LemA family protein — its product is MGLIIAIVIIVLLVLVYISLYNGLVKARMWVKEAWSQIDVQLKRRNDLIPNLVETVKGYASHEKETLAKVVEMRNQLTQVPADNHEETMKVSNQLSDSLKTIFALSESYPDLKANQNFIQLQEELTTTENKIAYARQLYNSSVATYNIKLQSFPSNIVAKAHHFTEEAMLETPTEEKVVPKVSF